A window of the Loxodonta africana isolate mLoxAfr1 chromosome 3, mLoxAfr1.hap2, whole genome shotgun sequence genome harbors these coding sequences:
- the ACP6 gene encoding lysophosphatidic acid phosphatase type 6 produces the protein MIRGVFRMRVWAPVGVLTSLTYCLHQRRVALAEPQEAHSRHPVDRNLLELKMVQVVFRHGARSPLQPLPQEQSQQVEWNPQLLEVPPQTQFDYTVTNLAGGPKPCSPFDSRYHETPLKGGVFAGQLTKVGMQQMFALGERLRKNYVEDIPFLSPTFNPLEVFVRSTNIYRNLESTRCLLAGLFQRQKEGPIIIHTDEASSEVLYPNYQNCWSLRQRTRSRRQAASLQPGISEDLKKVKERMGIGSSDEVDFLMLLDNVAAEQVHSLPSCPALKRYAQMIEQRAVDTALYMLQREDRESIQLAVGPFLHVLENNLLRAVDPATPPSKIRKLYLYAAHDVTLMPLLMALGIFDHKWPPFAVDLTMELYQHQESKEWFVRLSYHGEEQVPKGCPEGLCPLDKFLNAMSAYALSPEKYHRLCSQAQAIELGGTE, from the exons ATGATCCGCGGTGTCTTCCGCATGCGGGTGTGGGCCCCGGTGGGCGTCCTGACCTCGCTGACATACTGCCTTCACCAGCGGAGGGTGGCCCTGGCGGAGCCACAGGAGGCCCACAGCCGGCATCCCGTCGACCGCAACCTGCTAGAGCTGAAAATGGTGCAGGTCGTGTTTCGGCACGGGGCTCGGAGCCCTCTCCAGCCGCTCCCGCAGGAGCAG TCACAACAGGTAGAGTGGAACCCCCAGCTATTAGAGGTCCCTCCCCAAACCCAGTTTGATTACACAGTCACCAATCTGGCTGGAGGCCCGAAACCGTGTTCTCCTTTCGACTCTCGATACCATGAGACCCCACTGAAG GGGGGCGTGTTTGCTGGGCAGCTGACCAAGGTGGGCATGCAGCAGATGTTTGCCCTGGGAGAGAGGCTGAGGAAGAACTATGTGGAGGACATCCCCTTTCTTTCACCAACCTTCAACCCACTGGAGGTCTT TGTCCGATCCACTAACATATATCGGAATCTGGAGTCTACCCGGTGTTTGCTGGCTGGGCTTTTCCAACGTCAGAAAGAAG GCCCCATCATCATCCATACTGATGAAGCAAGCTCTGAAGTCTTATACCCCAACTACCAAAACTGCTGGAGCCTGAGGCAAAGAACCAG aagCCGGAGGCAGGCTGCCTCTTTGCAGCCAGGAATCTCAGAGGATCTGAAAAAGGTGAAGGAAAGGATGGGCATTGGCAGTAGTGATGAGGTGGACTTCCTCATGCTCCTGGACAATGTGGCTGCTGAGCAG GTGCACAGCCTCCCAAGCTGCCCGGCACTGAAGAGATATGCCCAGATGATTGAGCAGAGAGCTGTGGACACAGCCTTGTACATGCTACAAAGAGAAGACAG GGAAAGTATTCAGTTGGCGGTAGGCCCTTTCCTCCACGTCCTGGAGAACAACCTGCTGAGAGCCGTGGACCCTGCCACTCCACCCAGCAAGATCAG AAAGCTGTACCTCTATGCAGCTCATGATGTGACCCTCATGCCTCTCTTAATGGCCCTGGGGATCTTTGACCACAAATGGCCCCCGTTTGCTGTTGACCTGACCATGGAACTCTACCAGCACCAGGAATCTAAGGAGTGGTTTGTGCGGCTCTCTTACCATGGGGAG GAGCAGGTGCCAAAAGGATGCCCTGAAGGGCTCTGCCCACTGGACAAGTTCTTGAATGCCATGTCAGCTTACGCCTTAAGTCCAGAAAAATACCACAGACTTTGCTCCCAGGCACAGGCGATAGAGCTTGGGGGTACAGAGTGA